GTAGTACACGCTGGCGTTGGTGGCATCCTGCTCGACCTCGTTCTTCACGTCGGTGCGGTATAGCGCCGCGGTGAAGCCCAGCTTCTGGTCCAGGAAGTCCCACTTGGTGCCGATTTCCTTGGTCGTCGTTTCCTGCGGGTCCAGGTTCGGATTGGACGCGCTGCTGGCCGCCGAGGACAGGCTGAAGTTGGCGCCGCCCGGCGGCTGCTTCGAGTTCGCCACGGTGGCGTACACGCTGCTGTTCGCGGTCGGCTTGTACAGCACCGAGAACTTGCCGGTCGTCAGCGTGTCGTTGGCGGCCAGGATCGTCGGCACCAGCGCGCCGTTGGTCAGCGTGGTGGAAACATAGTCGGTGTTGTAATGGTCGACACGAACGCCGCCGCTGACCATCCACTGCTCGCCGATCTTGATGTTGTCGAACACATACAGGGCCTGCGTATCCGTGGTGCCCTGCGTGCCGGCGCCCGTGCGCACGGTATTGAGGTTGTTCAGGGCACCGTTCGGGTTCGGCGAATACAGCGGCGTCGGCGCCAGCGTGCCGCCGCCGGCGCGGCCATACGTGATCTGTTTCTCGTTGATGAATTCCAGGCCGCCCACCACGGTGTGCTGCAGCGCGCCGGTGGTCACGTCCCACGTCACCACGGTCTGGTTGGCCAGGATGCGGTTCTCGGCATCCTTGAACGTGCGGCTCGTGCGGTTCAGCAGCCAGGTCGACGGATCGGCCGGGTTCGGCGTGATCAGGTTCGACGGCGTCACCACGCCGGTGGTGGCATTCGTGCTGGTGGCGTTCGCCATGAACGAAGTCAGCAGGTAGTCCTGCTTCGTCTTGCCATAGCGCGAGGTGTTCTGCAGGCGCAGGGTCGGCGAGAAGTCGTGGTCGATGCGCACGGTGGCCATGTCGGCCGTCACGTCGTCGTGGTCGGACACGTGGCCGTAGAAGCCTTGCGGGTCCACCATCGGCGCGCTGTTCAGGAACGTGCGGCGCAGCGCCGGGTTGGCGTTGTTGCTGTCCGGGCTGGTGTAGCCGGGCAGGCCGATCGTCGGCACGCCGCCGTCGGGAATGTTGTCCTGCTTGATGTGCAGGTACGACAGGTGCGCGCGGGTCTTGCCGCCCAGGCCGAAGGCCACCGTCGGCGCCACGCCCCAGCGCTTGTTCTTCACCACGTCGCGCGTGGCGCTGTCCGAATCCTGCGCCATCACGTTCAGGCGGAAGGCGATGCCGCTTTCCGCGTCCAGCACGCGGTTGATGTCGGCGGTGGCGCGTTTCTGGCTGCCGCTGCCGCCGGTGACCGAACCGCTGATCGCGTTTTCCAGGTTGGCCTGCTTGGAATTCATGTTGATCGAGCCGGTCGGCGCGCCGCGGCCGCTGTCGGTGCCGGCCGGGCCTTTCAGCACGTCGATCTGTTCGATGTTGAAGACGTCGCGCGAGATCGAGCCGATGTCGCGCACGCCGTCGACGAAGATGCTGGAAGACGTGTCGAAACCGCGCAGGAACACCGCGTCGCCCGTGTTCGTGTTGCCGTTTTCACCCAGGAAGAACGTGCCCACGCCCGGCGAATTGCGCAGCGCCTCGGTCAGCGTGGTGGCGTTTTGCTGCTGGAACAGTTCCTTCTTGATCACGGTGATCGTTTGCGGCGTATCGACCAGTTTCTCCGTGTATTTCGGCGACGAAGCGCGTTCCGCCTTGAAGTCGTTCTCCTTCGCCGCATCGACGACAACTTCGGTCATCTGCTTCGCTTCCTGCGCATCGGCCGCGTGCGCGGCAACGGCCGGCAACAGCAGCGAGGCGAGCACGGTGCTCATCTGCAGACGGGTGGGGTGTTTACGACTCTTGATCTTGGTCATTTCTAAACGCTTCCGGGTAAGTTTTTGTAAAGATCAGCGAGTTTAGCAATTGTGACAAAGTATGTAAACGAGAATTGTTATCATTCGCATTCTTCGCAACACGCCGGGCTACCGCCGTTACCCGCAGGGAAATGCTAAGCTGGCGTCTTTCCGGCAACTTATTGACCCATGATCACTGTCCACCACCTGAACAATTCCCGCTCGCAGCGCGTGCTGTGGCTGCTGGAAGAACTGGGCCTGCCGTACCAGGTCGTGCGCTACCAGCGCGATGCGCGCACGATGCTGGCGCCGCCGGAGCTCAAGAGCGTGCACCCGCTGGGCAAGTCGCCCGTGATCGTGGATGGCGAATGCACGGTGGCCGAATCGGGCGCGATCATCGAATACCTGGTCGATCACTATGACCAGGGCGCCCTGCGGCCGCCGGCACGCACGCCGGAAAAGCTGCGCTGGACCTACTTCCTGCATTACGCCGAAGGGTCGATGATGCCGCCGCTGCTGATGAAGCTGATCTTCGACCGGGTGGAAACGGCGCCGGCGCCGTTCTTCGTCAAGCCGATCGCGCGCGGCATCGCGAAGAAGGTCAAAGACACCTACATCCTGCCGCAGATCCGCCAGCACCTCGCCTACCTGGAAGCGGAACTGGGCCGCCGCGAGTGGTTCGCCGGCGACACCTTCAGCGCGGCCGATATCCAGCTGAGCTTCCCGCTCGAGGCCGCGGCATCCCGCGGCGGCCTCGATGCCGCCACGTATCCGAAGCTGGCGGCCTTCCTCGCGCGCATCCACGCGCGGCCCGCCTACCAGCGCGCGCTGGAACAGGGCGGCCCCTACGAGCTGCTGCGCTGAGCGCATGCGGTAGAATGGCGGCCACGATTTTTCCACGCTTATCCGCCATACCAACATGGGACGCCTGCTTGCCATCGACGGCCTGAACATCGTGCGGCGCGTGTACGAGGCCAGCCCCGAGCCCGACTCGGACCTGAAGGCCGAGATCGCGCTGCGCCATGCGCTCAATTCCTTCCGCACGCTGATCAACGGCCACGAGCCTTCGCACGTGCTGCCGGCGTTCGACTATGGCGGCAGCACCTGGCGGCATGCGCTGTATGGCGGCTACCGCGAGTCGCGCGCGCCGATGCCCGCGCCGCTGCGCGCCGCGCTGCCCGGTTTTTATGCGAAGCTCGCGACATTCGGGCTGCGCCCCGTGTCGCTGCCGGACGTGGAGGCCGACGACGTGATCGGCACCGTGGTGGTGCGCTGGCTGGCCCAGAATCGCGGCGAGGCCGTGGTGGCAACCACCGACAAGGACCTGCACTGCCTGATCGCCCACGGCGCCCGCGTGTGGGACCACTTCAAGAGCGAATGGCACGATCACGCGTGGGTCGAGAACAAGTGGGGCGTGCCGCCGGACCAGCTGCCCGACCTGCTGGCGCTGATGGGCGACGCCACCGACAGCATTCCCGGCGTCTCGAAAGTGGGGCTGAAGACGGCGGCGAAGCTGCTGCGCACCTACGGCACGCTGGACGGCATCATGGCCGGCGCCGGCATCCTGAAGGATTCGGTCGGCGAGGCGCTGCGCAAGGAGCGGGAGATGCTGTATCTTTCCCGTCGGCTCGTGCAGCTGAAGATGGACGTGACGGTGGGCGTCAGCTGGAATATGCTGGCCTGGAACCGCGAACAATAACGAAACGGGAATGCGACGATGCTGAAAGCAGTGATCATCGACGGCAGCGCGGTGGCGCGCGGCCTGCTCAACACGGTACTGACCGATGGCGGCTACGACGTGGTCGGCCAGGCGCATACCTGCGCGGCCGGCACCGCGCTGCTGATCAAGTTCAATCCGCAGATCGTCTGCATCAACCGCGAACAGCTGGAACAGGATGTTGCCGGCGCGGAGGCGATGCGCAGGCAATGGCCGAAGGCGCTGATCTTCATGGTGTCCAGCGAGTTCGATGCCGCCACGGTGCAGAAGGCGCATGCGATGGGCATCAACGGCTTCATCGTCAAGCCGTTCAATGCCGGTACCGTTCTGAAGACGATCCGCAATACTGTCATCGCGATGGTGAAGCGGCAGCAGAAGGCGCTGGAGGATGCCGGCGGGCAGGAGCCGCCGGCGGAGTAGACCCGGCAGCGCGGGCCGGAAATCAGCCCCGCGGCCCGGCGATGATCCCGCCTCCCAGGCACACATCGCCGTCGTACAGCACGGCCGATTGCCCCGGTGTCACGGCCCATTGCGGATCCATGAACGACAGCGCGAAGTCGGAAGCCCCCTGCGGCGCCAGGTCGCAGGCCACGTCGGCCTGCCGGTAGCGCGTCTTGGCGGCGATCCGGCCGGCCTCCGGCGGCACGCCGGCGATCCAGCTGGCCTGGTCGGCCGCCAGGTCCGGCGACAGCAGCCACGGGTGATCGTGGCCCTGCACCACCCACAGCGTGTTCGTCGCCACATCCTTGCGCGCCACGTACCACGCGTCGCTGCTGCCATCGGCCTTCTGGTAGCTCTTCACGCCGCCGATGCCAATGCCCTTGCGCTGGCCCAGCGTGTAGAACGACAGCCCGACGTGCTCGCCGACCGTCTGGCCGTCGGCCGTCTTCATCGGCCCCGGCTTGTAGGACAGGTAACGGTGCAGGAACTCGCGGAACGGCCGCTCGCCGATGAAGCAGATGCCGGTTGAATCCTTTTTCGCGGCATTCGGCAGTTTCAGCTTTTCGGCGATCTGGCGCACTTCCGTCTTCGGGATTTCGCCCAGCGGGAACAGCGTCTTCGACAGCTGCGCCTGGTTCAGCCGGTGCAGGAAGTAGCTCTGGTCCTTCGTGTGGTCGACGGCCTTGAGCAGCTCGTGCGTGCCCGTGGCCGTGTTGTGGCGCACGCGCGCATAGTGGCCGGTGGCGATCAGGTCGGCGCCCAGCAGCATCGCGTGGTCGAGAAAGGCCTTGAACTTGATCTCGGCGTTGCACAGCACATCCGGGTTCGGCGTGCGGCCGGCCTGGTATTCGCGCAGGAATTCGGCGAACACGCGGTCCTTGTATTCGGCGGCGAAGTTGACGGCTTCGATGTCCACGCCCACCACGTCGGCCACGCTGGCCGCGTCGATCCAGTCCTGGCGGGTGGAGCAGTATTCGGAATCGTCGTCGTCTTCCCAGTTCTTCATGAACAGGCCCACCACCTCGTAGCCCTGTTCCTTCAGCAGCCATGCCGACACCGAGGAATCCACACCGCCGGACATGCCGATCACGACTTTCTTCTTGCTCATTTCATTCACATCCAGTTAGTCACACTTCCTCGTAGACCGAGACGTGCGTATGCAGCAGTTCGAGCGGGGCGCGTTTTCCCGCCAGGTATTCGTCCACGCATGTCATCAGCAGCGGGCTGCGGTGACGATCGCGGCAGGCCGCGATTTCGTCGCGTGTCAGCCACATGATGCGCAGGATGCCGTCATCCAGCGGACGGTCCGGGTAGTACTGGCCCACGTCGCCGCAAAAGGCGAAGCGCAGGTAGGTGACCAGCTCGCCGGTGCGGGCCGAGCGGTAGCGCGACATGTACATGCCCACCAGCGCCGTGGGCGTGAAATCATGGCCGGTTTCTTCCAGCGTTTCGCGCACCACGGCCTCTTCCAGCGATTCGAGCGGGTCCAGGTGGCCGGCCGGCTGGTTCAGGCGGATGCCGTCGCTGGTCTCTTCTTCGATCAGCAGGAATTTGCCGTCGCGCTCGATGACGGCGGCAACGGTCACATTGGGTTTCCAGGTACGCGGCATGAAGGTCATCCTTGAAAGAGCCGGTATTTTAGCCTGTTCCGCCTGGACCCATGTGACTGCCGCGTGACACGTCGCCGCACTTGTTGTCAACAAGTCGAAGTTGTCTTATGAAAAAGATTATTCGGCAAGATTTCCGTGCTAGTGTTGAGTCAGTCTTATTCAGTCTATCAGCCAGGCGCGCAGTCACGTTGTCAACAACATCGGAGGCGGTTTATGAGGATAGGAATACCGGCCGAAACGCGGCCGGGCGAAACCCGGGTCGCCGCGACCCCCGAGACGGTCAAGAAACTCGCGGGCAAGCATCAATTGATCGTTCAATCCGGGGCCGGCACGGCCGCCTCCATTCCCGACGACGCCTATGCCGCGGCCGGCGCCACCGTCGTGCCCGATGCCGCCGCCGCGTTCGGCGCCGACATCGTGCTGAAGGTGCGAGCGCCGGATGACGGGGAGCGGGCGCTGATCAGGCCCGGCACGGTCCTGGTCGGAATGCTCAACCCGTTCGATGCCGACAACATCGCCGCGATGGCCGCCGGCGGGCTGTCCGCCTTCGCGCTGGAAGCCGCGCCCCGCATCACCCGTGCACAGTCGATGGACGTGCTTTCCTCGCAGGCCAACATCGCCGGCTACAAGGCCGTGATGGTGGCCGCCAATACCTACGGGCGCTTCATGCCGATGCTGATGACGGCCGCCGGCACGGTCAAGGCGGCCCGGGTGCTGATCATGGGCGTGGGCGTGGCGGGCCTGCAGGCGATCGCCACCGCCAAGCGGCTGGGCGCCGTGATCGAGGCGTCCGACGTGCGGCCGCCCGTCAAGGAGCAGGTCGAATCGCTGGGCGCGAAATTCATCGACGTGCCGTTCCTCACCGACGAGGAAAAGGAAATCGCCCAGGGCGCCGGCGGCTACGCGCGGCCGATGCCGGCTGACTGGATGCGCAGGCAGGCCGAGCTGGTGCACGAACGCGCGAAACAGGCTGACATCGTCATCACCACCGCGCTGATCCCGGGCCGCAAGGCGCCCGTGCTGATTTCCGAAGACACGGTAAGGGCGATGAAGCCCGGCTCCGTGATCGTCGACCTGGCGGTGGAGCAGGGCGGCAACTGCCCGCTGTCCGAACTGGGCAAGACCGTGATCAGGCACGGGGTGCACATCGTCGGCGAGCCGAACCTGGCCTGCCTGGTGGCGGCCGACGCATCGGCGCTGTATGCCCGCAACGTGCTCGATTTCCTGAAACTGATCATCGACAAGGACGACAGGCTGTCGATCGACCGGGAAGACGAGATCATCAAGGCCACGCTGGTGGCGCACGGCGGGGACATACTCAGAAAATAAGGGAGCTTCATGAAAGCGGGCCACACCATCATCGAAACAGGGAGAGCGTCGTGGAAGTGAGTCACACCATCATCAACTTGATCATCTTCGTGCTGGCCATCTATGTGGGCTACCACGTCGTCTGGAACGTGACGCCGGCGCTGCATACGCCGCTGATGGCCGTCACCAATGCGATCTCCGCGATCGTCATCGTCGGCGCCATGCTGGCCGCCGCGCTGACCGAAGGCGTGATCGGGCAGGTGGCCGGCACGGTCGCCGTGGCGCTGGCCGCCGTCAACGTGTTCGGCGGCTTCCTCGTCACGCGCCGCATGCTGGAGATGTTCCGCAAGAAGGATAAAAAAGAAGGAGGCAAATGATGGCCTTCATCTCGCTGAACCTGGTGACGATGCTGTACCTCGTTGCCTCCGTGTGCTTCATCCAGGCCTTGAAGGGCCTGTCGTCGCCGGCCAGCGCGCGGCGCGGCAATGCGTTCGGCATGGCGGGCATGGCGATCGCCGTGCTGACGACGCTCGCGCTGATCGCCAGGCTGCAGGCCGAAAGCGCCGCGGGCGGCGGCGCCGGTTTCGGCCCGGGTTTCATCCGCCTGGCGCTGGGCGTCATCGTCGGCGGCGCGATCGGCGCCTGGCTCGCGAAGACCGTCGAGATGACGAAGATGCCGGAACTCGTCGCCGCCATGCACTCGCTGATCGGCCTCGCCGCCGTCTGCATCGCCGTGGCAGCCGTCTCGGAGCCGCAGGCGTTCGGCATCGCCGCGCCGGGCCAGCCGCTGCCGCTGGGTAACCGCATCGAGCTGTTCATCGGCACGTTCGTGGGCGCGATCACGTTCTCCGGGTCCGTCATCGCGTTCGGCAAGCTCGCCGGCAAATACAAGTTCCGGCTGTTCCAGGGCGCGCCGGTGGTGTTCGCCGGCCAGCACGTGCTGAATTTGGTGCTGGCGCTGGTGATGATCGGGCTGGGCCTGGCGTTCGTGTTCGCCGACGGGGTGGCGCCGGCCTGGCTGCCGTTCGTTGTGATGACGGCGATCGCGTTCGTGCTGGGCGTGCTGATCATCATTCCGATCGGCGGGGCGGACATGCCGGTGGTGGTCTCGATGCTGAACAGCTACTCGGGCTGGGCGGCGGCCGGCATCGGTTTTTCGCTGAACAACTCGATGCTGATCATCGCCGGTTCGCTGGTGGGTTCCTCGGGCGCGATCCTGTCGTACATCATGTGCAAGGCGATGAACCGCTCGTTCTTCAACGTGATCCTGGGCGGTTTTGGAGGAGACGCGGCGGCGGCGAGTACGGGCGGGGCCCAGGTGGCACGCCCGGTCAAATCCGGCTCGGCCGACGATGCCGCGTTCCTGATGAGTAACGCGGAAACCGTCATCATCGTGCCCGGCTACGGCCTCGCGGTGGCACGCGCCCAGCACGCGCTGAAAGAGCTGGTGGAAAAACTGACCGAGCACGGCGTTACCGTCAAATACGCGATCCACCCCGTGGCCGGCCGCATGCCGGGCCACATGAACGTGCTGCTGGCCGAAGCCGAGGTGCCGTACGACCAGGTGTTCGAGATGGAAGACGTCAACGGCGAATTCGCCCAGGCCGACGTGGCGCTGATCCTGGGCGCGAACGACGTCGTCAATCCCGCCGCCAAGGACCCGAAATCGCCGATCGCCGGCATGCCGATCCTCGAGGCCTACAAAGCCAAGACGGTCATCGTCAACAAGCGCTCGATGGCCTCCGGCTACGCCGGCCTCGACAACGAGCTGTTCTACATGGACAAGACGATGATGGTGTTCGGCGACGCCAAGAAGATCATCGAGGAAATGGTGAAGGCGGTCGACTGATCGTCCCCGGGTCCGTGTCCGCCAGGAGGACACGGACCCATTCGTTTCTCTCCTTCCGCTGCCAGAAATTCCTCGTGGCGCCTGCCGGATTCCTGTATCATTCCATGAATTGGTAACGTTTCCATAATCGCGATGCGCCGGCGCGCAACATGGCGCCGCCCCCTGCGAATGACGGCAGCCGCACCCATACAGTATGCTTGCGTGATTACATGCACGATAGGAAGACGTAGTGGCAACCATCAAGGACGTGGCCCGGCTGGCGGGCGTGGGACTCGGCACCGCATCGCGTGTGGTCAGCGGCAAGGGCGCGGTGTCGCCGGCCACCCAGGCCAAGGTGCGCAAGGCGATCGAGGAGCTCGATTTCCGGCCGTCGCATGCGGCCAGGGCCCTGCTGTCCGGTTATTCGAGGATGATCGGGGTCTATATCCCGGTCCTGAAGGGCACGTTCTATACGCCGATCCTGCAGATGATCGATGTCGAGCTGCGCGCCAACGGCCTGCACATGGTGGTGGCATTCGGCGCGGGGCAGGGCGATGCGCTGCGCCAGGCTGTCGAGGGCATCGAGTTCCTGCTGGAGCGGGGCTGCGACGGCATCATTTCGATGAGCAACATCCTCGGCGACGAAGACATCGCGGCGCTGGGTGCGCGTGGCGCCAACATCGTTGTCGTCAACAACGCCACCAGCGGCCTGGGCGAGCAGGCATTCCAGGTCGATCACCGCAAGGGCGGCGCATTGGCCGCGGACACGCTGCTGGAGCATGGCCATCGCCGGATCGCCGTCATCGCCGGCCCGTCGGACGCGCCGGACAACGTGGAGCGGATCGACGGCTTCATGAAGGCGCTGAAGAAGGGCGGCATCGATACCGGCAGCCTGTGGACCGCGGAAAGCGACTTCTCGCCGGACGGCGGCTTCGCCTGCGCGAAGGAACTGCTCGCATCGGGATACGCCTTCACCGCGCTGTTCTGCGCCAACGACGAGATGGCCGTCGGCGCGTTGTCGCACTTCCAGGAAGCCGGCATCGCCGTGCCGCGCGACGTGTCCGTGCTCGGCTACGACGACACGCCCAGCGCCGAGTTCTCCGCGCCGCGCCTCACGTCCGTCCACATCCCGTGGCGCGACGTGGTGAAGGCGGGCCTGAATGCGCTGCTGAACCGCTGCTATGCCGGCGAGCGTCCGGTCGCGCGGCGTTTCCCGCTCAGCATCACGCACCGGGCTTCGCTCGGGCCCGTGCCTGCCGTCAAGGCACGAACGCACAAACAGTAACAACGAGGGCGGCGCGCCCGGCCGGCGCGCCATTTTTTCGCGGC
Above is a window of Pseudoduganella dura DNA encoding:
- a CDS encoding response regulator → MLKAVIIDGSAVARGLLNTVLTDGGYDVVGQAHTCAAGTALLIKFNPQIVCINREQLEQDVAGAEAMRRQWPKALIFMVSSEFDAATVQKAHAMGINGFIVKPFNAGTVLKTIRNTVIAMVKRQQKALEDAGGQEPPAE
- a CDS encoding catecholate siderophore receptor Fiu, coding for MTKIKSRKHPTRLQMSTVLASLLLPAVAAHAADAQEAKQMTEVVVDAAKENDFKAERASSPKYTEKLVDTPQTITVIKKELFQQQNATTLTEALRNSPGVGTFFLGENGNTNTGDAVFLRGFDTSSSIFVDGVRDIGSISRDVFNIEQIDVLKGPAGTDSGRGAPTGSINMNSKQANLENAISGSVTGGSGSQKRATADINRVLDAESGIAFRLNVMAQDSDSATRDVVKNKRWGVAPTVAFGLGGKTRAHLSYLHIKQDNIPDGGVPTIGLPGYTSPDSNNANPALRRTFLNSAPMVDPQGFYGHVSDHDDVTADMATVRIDHDFSPTLRLQNTSRYGKTKQDYLLTSFMANATSTNATTGVVTPSNLITPNPADPSTWLLNRTSRTFKDAENRILANQTVVTWDVTTGALQHTVVGGLEFINEKQITYGRAGGGTLAPTPLYSPNPNGALNNLNTVRTGAGTQGTTDTQALYVFDNIKIGEQWMVSGGVRVDHYNTDYVSTTLTNGALVPTILAANDTLTTGKFSVLYKPTANSSVYATVANSKQPPGGANFSLSSAASSASNPNLDPQETTTKEIGTKWDFLDQKLGFTAALYRTDVKNEVEQDATNASVYYQTGKKRVEGIELGVQGQITPNWMVSAGYTHMKTSVESGRAITASGESNLTYTPKDAFTSWTTYSFPFGLQVGGGVRYTGELSRGTDGAVGTPTYAESYWVGDLMASYALTKNIDLRLNVYNVTDEQYVAAINKSGYRYTPGTPRSASLTANFRF
- the mnmA gene encoding tRNA 2-thiouridine(34) synthase MnmA, with the protein product MSKKKVVIGMSGGVDSSVSAWLLKEQGYEVVGLFMKNWEDDDDSEYCSTRQDWIDAASVADVVGVDIEAVNFAAEYKDRVFAEFLREYQAGRTPNPDVLCNAEIKFKAFLDHAMLLGADLIATGHYARVRHNTATGTHELLKAVDHTKDQSYFLHRLNQAQLSKTLFPLGEIPKTEVRQIAEKLKLPNAAKKDSTGICFIGERPFREFLHRYLSYKPGPMKTADGQTVGEHVGLSFYTLGQRKGIGIGGVKSYQKADGSSDAWYVARKDVATNTLWVVQGHDHPWLLSPDLAADQASWIAGVPPEAGRIAAKTRYRQADVACDLAPQGASDFALSFMDPQWAVTPGQSAVLYDGDVCLGGGIIAGPRG
- a CDS encoding 5'-3' exonuclease; the encoded protein is MGRLLAIDGLNIVRRVYEASPEPDSDLKAEIALRHALNSFRTLINGHEPSHVLPAFDYGGSTWRHALYGGYRESRAPMPAPLRAALPGFYAKLATFGLRPVSLPDVEADDVIGTVVVRWLAQNRGEAVVATTDKDLHCLIAHGARVWDHFKSEWHDHAWVENKWGVPPDQLPDLLALMGDATDSIPGVSKVGLKTAAKLLRTYGTLDGIMAGAGILKDSVGEALRKEREMLYLSRRLVQLKMDVTVGVSWNMLAWNREQ
- a CDS encoding glutathione S-transferase family protein, producing MITVHHLNNSRSQRVLWLLEELGLPYQVVRYQRDARTMLAPPELKSVHPLGKSPVIVDGECTVAESGAIIEYLVDHYDQGALRPPARTPEKLRWTYFLHYAEGSMMPPLLMKLIFDRVETAPAPFFVKPIARGIAKKVKDTYILPQIRQHLAYLEAELGRREWFAGDTFSAADIQLSFPLEAAASRGGLDAATYPKLAAFLARIHARPAYQRALEQGGPYELLR
- a CDS encoding NUDIX hydrolase; translation: MPRTWKPNVTVAAVIERDGKFLLIEEETSDGIRLNQPAGHLDPLESLEEAVVRETLEETGHDFTPTALVGMYMSRYRSARTGELVTYLRFAFCGDVGQYYPDRPLDDGILRIMWLTRDEIAACRDRHRSPLLMTCVDEYLAGKRAPLELLHTHVSVYEEV
- a CDS encoding NAD(P)(+) transhydrogenase (Re/Si-specific) subunit beta, producing MAFISLNLVTMLYLVASVCFIQALKGLSSPASARRGNAFGMAGMAIAVLTTLALIARLQAESAAGGGAGFGPGFIRLALGVIVGGAIGAWLAKTVEMTKMPELVAAMHSLIGLAAVCIAVAAVSEPQAFGIAAPGQPLPLGNRIELFIGTFVGAITFSGSVIAFGKLAGKYKFRLFQGAPVVFAGQHVLNLVLALVMIGLGLAFVFADGVAPAWLPFVVMTAIAFVLGVLIIIPIGGADMPVVVSMLNSYSGWAAAGIGFSLNNSMLIIAGSLVGSSGAILSYIMCKAMNRSFFNVILGGFGGDAAAASTGGAQVARPVKSGSADDAAFLMSNAETVIIVPGYGLAVARAQHALKELVEKLTEHGVTVKYAIHPVAGRMPGHMNVLLAEAEVPYDQVFEMEDVNGEFAQADVALILGANDVVNPAAKDPKSPIAGMPILEAYKAKTVIVNKRSMASGYAGLDNELFYMDKTMMVFGDAKKIIEEMVKAVD
- a CDS encoding Re/Si-specific NAD(P)(+) transhydrogenase subunit alpha; amino-acid sequence: MRIGIPAETRPGETRVAATPETVKKLAGKHQLIVQSGAGTAASIPDDAYAAAGATVVPDAAAAFGADIVLKVRAPDDGERALIRPGTVLVGMLNPFDADNIAAMAAGGLSAFALEAAPRITRAQSMDVLSSQANIAGYKAVMVAANTYGRFMPMLMTAAGTVKAARVLIMGVGVAGLQAIATAKRLGAVIEASDVRPPVKEQVESLGAKFIDVPFLTDEEKEIAQGAGGYARPMPADWMRRQAELVHERAKQADIVITTALIPGRKAPVLISEDTVRAMKPGSVIVDLAVEQGGNCPLSELGKTVIRHGVHIVGEPNLACLVAADASALYARNVLDFLKLIIDKDDRLSIDREDEIIKATLVAHGGDILRK
- a CDS encoding LacI family DNA-binding transcriptional regulator, whose product is MATIKDVARLAGVGLGTASRVVSGKGAVSPATQAKVRKAIEELDFRPSHAARALLSGYSRMIGVYIPVLKGTFYTPILQMIDVELRANGLHMVVAFGAGQGDALRQAVEGIEFLLERGCDGIISMSNILGDEDIAALGARGANIVVVNNATSGLGEQAFQVDHRKGGALAADTLLEHGHRRIAVIAGPSDAPDNVERIDGFMKALKKGGIDTGSLWTAESDFSPDGGFACAKELLASGYAFTALFCANDEMAVGALSHFQEAGIAVPRDVSVLGYDDTPSAEFSAPRLTSVHIPWRDVVKAGLNALLNRCYAGERPVARRFPLSITHRASLGPVPAVKARTHKQ
- a CDS encoding proton-translocating transhydrogenase family protein, translating into MEVSHTIINLIIFVLAIYVGYHVVWNVTPALHTPLMAVTNAISAIVIVGAMLAAALTEGVIGQVAGTVAVALAAVNVFGGFLVTRRMLEMFRKKDKKEGGK